From Xyrauchen texanus isolate HMW12.3.18 chromosome 36, RBS_HiC_50CHRs, whole genome shotgun sequence, one genomic window encodes:
- the LOC127629778 gene encoding P2Y purinoceptor 14-like has protein sequence MEVNITNSTEEPCGLSEMPARPFFLCAYTLIFLASLVLNSITIHVYFCKSTIESSITVYLKNLAIADLFVCLCLVLRIVKYAYISVEIQRIYCNFGAPASYLNMYCSILFMGYIAVNRYLRIVKPLETYTLQTVRTTRYICIVTWAVLLCGVCVYIFVFVSSHSAAKNHPTHIGFDCDIFHSDLLKQIYLVMHIVSFFMFLFVLGSLVLLYWWTIQRLQQAQRRMPALSGSTKLSKSKRNMLVLVTIFCVCFVPYHLVRLIYTFKPLHEDCTSAQTFYILKEMTVLLAVLNASLDPIIYFVFCKTFRAQLNLNKRCRQPEQKMTTPSKSR, from the exons ATGGAAGTGAACATCACTAATTCAACTGAAGAACCTTGTGGCTTGTCTGAAATGCCTGCACGTCCATTCTTCTTATGTGCATACACACTAATCTTTCTGGCAAGCCTGGTGCTCAATAGCATTACAATACATGTGTATTTTTGTAAATCTACCATTGAGTCCAGCATCACAGTCTATCTCAAGAACCTGGCTATCGCCGACTTGTTTGTCTGCCTGTGCTTAGTATTACGCATAGTTAAATATGCCTACATTTCAGTGGAAATTCAACGCATCTACTGTAACTTTGGTGCCCCAGCCTCCTATCTGAACATGTACTGCAGTATTTTGTTCATGGGCTACATTGCTGTAAACAG ATATTTGAGGATTGTAAAGCCACTGGAAACGTACACCTTGCAAACAGTCCGCACGACCCGCTACATCTGCATTGTGACCTGGGCTGTCCTGCTGTGTGGTGTTTgtgtctacatttttgtttttgtcagcTCCCACAGTGCTGCTAAAAACCATCCTACCCATATTGGTTTTGATTGTGACATTTTTCATAGCGACTTGCTCAAACAGATCTATCTGGTCATGcatattgtttctttttttatgtttctgtttGTGCTGGGATCTCTGGTTCTGCTTTATTGGTGGACTATACAGAGGCTTCAACAAGCACAGCGCAGGATGCCAGCACTGTCTGGCAGCACCAAGCTTAGCAAGTCTAAGCGTAACATGCTAGTGCTAGTGACCATTTTCTGTGTGTGCTTTGTGCCCTATCACTTGGTGAGACTGATTTACACCTTCAAACCCTTGCATGAAGACTGTACATCTGCACAAACATTTTACATCCTAAAAGAGATGACTGTTCTGCTTGCAGTACTAAATGCCTCCTTGGATCCAattatttactttgtattttgcAAGACCTTCAGGGCCCAGCTTAACCTTAATAAGAGATGTCGCCAACCAGAACAAAAGATGACGACACCTAGTAAATCGagataa